The following coding sequences lie in one Capsicum annuum cultivar UCD-10X-F1 chromosome 5, UCD10Xv1.1, whole genome shotgun sequence genomic window:
- the LOC107871790 gene encoding dnaJ homolog subfamily B member 1, with the protein MGVGYYKILKVSRHASEEDLKKSYKQKEAEVKFKQISEAYDVLSDSQKRQIYDIYGDEALKSGQFDPSSPSMNGTYGNGRGFKFNSRDAEDIFAEFFGGSEGYSRSTGGSIRIRKAAPAENKLPCSLEELYKRSKRKMKISRIVLDGTGKPTTVEEVLAIHIKHGWKKGTKITFPEKGNHEPGAAPGDLIFVIDEKLHDVFKRDGNDLVINQKISLVDALAGKTINLTTFDGRELTIPITDVVKPGHEQIIPNEGMPI; encoded by the exons atggGTGTTGGTTACTATAAGATACTGAAAGTGTCACGCCATGCGAGTGAAGAAGATTTGAAGAAATCGTACAAGCAGAAAGAAGCTGAAGTTAAATTCAAGCAGATATCTGAGGCTTATGATGTGCTTAGTGATTCTCAGAAGAGGCAGATCTATGATATATATGGTGATGAGGCGCTGAAATCAGGTCAATTCGATCCATCCTCACCCAGTATGAATGGTACATATGGTAATGGCAGAGGATTTAAGTTCAATTCGCGTGATGCGGAAGATATTTTTGCCGAATTTTTCGGTGGATCGGAGGGGTATAGTAGGAGTACTGGTGGTAGTATACGGATTCGGAAGGCTGCGCCAGCGGAGAACAAGTTGCCGTGTAGTCTGGAGGAGTTATACAAGCGTTCTAAGaggaaaatgaaaatttcaagGATTGTTCTTGATGGCACTGG TAAGCCCACAACTGTTGAAGAGGTCTTGGCAATTCATATTAAACATGGTTGGAAGAAAGGCACAAAGATCACTTTTCCAGAGAAAGGGAACCATGAACCTGGAGCTGCACCTGGTGATCTTATTTTTGTAATAGATGAAAAGCTACATGATGTTTTCAAGAGAGATGGGAACGATCTAGTGATCAATCAGAAAATCTCATTAGTAGATGCTCTCGCGGGGAAAACTATCAACTTGACTACTTTCGATGGAAGGGAACTCACAATACCAATCACAGATGTTGTTAAACCAGGACATGAACAGATAATCCCAAATGAAGGAATGCCAATATAG